A stretch of Anas acuta chromosome 3, bAnaAcu1.1, whole genome shotgun sequence DNA encodes these proteins:
- the PAX1 gene encoding paired box protein Pax-1, producing MEHTYGEVNQLGGVFVNGRPLPNAIRLRIVELAQLGIRPCDISRQLRVSHGCVSKILARYNETGSILPGAIGGSKPRVTTPNVVKHIRDYKQGDPGIFAWEIRDRLLADGVCDKYNVPSVSSISRILRNKIGSLSQPGPYDGSKQPPPQPALPYNHIYQYPYPSPMASPAAKMGSHPGAPVAAAHVSLPRSWPSAHSVTNILGIRTFMEQTGALAGTEGSAYPPKMEDWPGVNRTAFPPAQPVNGIDKAAADGDIKYPQPAPGLSSVGSFLPACAYPPSNQHGVYGGPGGYIPPGHPWQPQGSPLGHHGPGVAVHGGDLASAMAFKQPGREATDRKPASPAGKSPDTLNTIHGLSIPASSS from the exons ATGG AGCACACGTACGGGGAGGTGAACCAGCTGGGCGGCGTGTTCGTCAACGGGCGCCCGCTGCCCAACGCCATCCGGCTGCGGATCGTGGAGCTGGCTCAGCTCGGCATCCGGCCCTGCGACATCAGCCGCCAGCTCCGCGTCTCGCACGGCTGCGTCAGCAAGATCCTGGCCCGCTACAATGAGACGGGCTCCATCCTGCCCGGGGCCATCGGCGGCAGCAAGCCACGGGTCACCACCCCCAACGTGGTCAAGCACATCCGCGACTACAAGCAGGGCGACCCCGGCATCTTCGCCTGGGAGATCCGCGACCGGCTGCTGGCGGACGGCGTCTGCGACAAGTACAACGTGCCCTCGGTCAGCTCCATCAGCAGGATCCTGCGGAACAAGATCGGGAGCCTCTCGCAGCCTGGCCCCTACGACGGCAGCAAGCAgcctcccccccagcccgcGCTGCCCTACAACCACATCTACCAGTACCCCTACCCCAGCCCCATGGCCTCGCCGGCCGCCAAGATGGGCAGCCACCCCGGCGCGCCCGTCGCGGCGGCCCATGTCAGCCTGCCCCGCTCCTGGCCATCGGCTCACTCGGTCACCAACATCCTGGGCATCCGGACCTTCATGGAGCAGACGG GGGCGCTGGCCGGCACCGAGGGCTCTGCCTACCCCCCCAAAATGGAAGACTGGCCCGGCGTCAACAGGACGGCCTTCCCCCCGGCTCAGCCCGTCAACGGCATCGACAAGGCTGCGGCGGACGGGGACATCAAGTACCCGCAG CCCGCCCCGGGGCTCTCCTCCGTGGGCAGCTTCCTCCCGGCCTGCGCCTATCCCCCCTCCAACCAGCACGGCGTCTACGGCGGCCCCGGCGGCTACATCCCCCCCGGCCACCCCTGGCAGCCTCAGGGCAGCCCCTTGGGCCACCACGGCCCCGGCGTGGCGGTGCACGGCGGCGACCTGGCCAGCGCGATGGCTTTCAAGCAGCCCGGCAGGGAAG CCACGGACAGAAAACCTGCCAGCCCTGCGGGCAAATCTCCAGACACTCTGAACACCATCCACGGACTCTCGATCCCAGCCTCCTCTTCCTAG